DNA sequence from the Juglans microcarpa x Juglans regia isolate MS1-56 chromosome 5S, Jm3101_v1.0, whole genome shotgun sequence genome:
CTTGGATTATTGGTGGGTTGGATGAGTCAAGTGGGTGGATTGGGAAAGGGCTTTTACAAGGCTTGTCTAAGTAGGTTAGTGTGTTAAAATGATTAATTGTGTTGCTTGCGAGAGAAGTGGGGGTTGTTGGTCTGTTTGGAGGGAGGTGTGGGCTGTGTTTATTTCTGTTGGAATGTGCATCAGAGAATTACAAGAGTAGGGCAAGAACTCTCTTGGAGAGTGTTGCATTGTGTATCAATGAAAGAATACGATtaggcaagaaaaaaaaagcaccaaAGATTTTTGCGAACAATATTAGAACTCACCTCTTCAGcacatcaagaaaaataattcaagTATTATAGGTAATTAGGGTTCTTTAAGtacatcaagaaaaatataatgcTCACAAATGCTTTGAATAGAAGGGAACTTGTTGAGATTATGCATCACAGTGACAGATCATTCACTACAACTAATAACACCTCCATGGCCCACATAACAAAATAGTAAGCGGTAACTCAATCAATAGGTATGCCATCTACATGGTCTTTGAGGTCTTGGTTTTCTTACTACTAACTTGTGtatgtttaattattaaaatcactacttttcttttcttctttttgttctaaTAGATGTacatataatttcatattttgacAGGTCCAATACCAAGTGAAATTGGTAACCTCCAGAATCTCGAGTTTATTACCACCTCAGAAAATGGTTTTGTTGGCCCAATTCCATTCGAGATCTTCAATATCTCAATGATACAAACTATTTCAATGGGGTTTAACAAATTTTCAGGCCATCTTCCATCAGATATGGGCCTCTTCCTTCCAAAGCTCAAAATACTCTATCTTCCAGAAACTAAATTGAGCGGAAGAATTCCCAATTCCATCTCCAATGCTTCACAGCTCACTCGCCTAGACTTGAGTCGTAACTCATTGTCGGGCATAATTCCCGAAACAATTGGTAATTTAAGGTTCCTCGAGTTGCTCAACCtggaatttaataatttgaccATGGGAAGTCAAGAATTGAGTCTTTTGATCTTTTACTTAGCGAATTGCAAAAATCTTAGACAAATATCTTTTTCATCAAATCCGCTTCATAACTTCCTTCCCAATTCTGTTGGtaacctttctctctctcttcaaggACTTTACCTATCTTATTGCCATATTAAGGGAAGCATTCCGGCAGAGCTTGGGAATCTAAGTAGTTTGATTACTTTGGAACTATCCAACAACGAATTGAAAGGACCTATTCCAACTACATTAGGAAGATTGCGAATGTTACAAGCTTTGTCCCTTGGAGATAATAAACTAGAGGGTCATATCCCGTCTGATCTTTCTCATCTAAAGAGCTTGTATGTCTTGTCTCTAGATAGCAATAAGCTTTATGGACATATTCCAACATGCATAAGCAATCTAACTTCCCTAAGATCTCTCTACTTAGGTTTCAACCAATTAACTTCCACAATTCCTTTGAACTTTTGGAGCCTTACAAATCTCTTGGAGGTTGACTTGTCATCCAATTTGTTAACTGGCATACTTTCATTAGAGATTGGAGATATGAAAGTCCTAAGGAAATTGAATCTATCAAGAAATCAACTATCAGGGAATATCCCAATAACAATTGGTGGCCTCATAGATCTAACTAGTCTCTCTTTAGCAGTCAACCAACTAGAAGGTTCAATTCCAGAGTCTTTTGGTGCACTCTTAAGCTTGGAGATCTTAGATATTTCCTGCAATAATTTATCTGGAAGAATTCCCAAGTCCTTTGAAGCACTTTTGTACTTGAAGTATCTAAATGTCTCTTTCAATAATCTACGAGGGAAAATTCCTACAGGAGGGCCATTTGTACACTTCTGGTCTGCTTTGTTTATCTCAAATGATGCGCTTTGTGGTGCTCCTCGATTACAAGTTCCTCCATGCAACGAAGGTTCTCCTCGTAGAAAAAAGGCCATAGTATCGAATCTACTAAAGTATTTATTACCAACAATTGGGTTAGTGATGCTTATAGTGGTTTCTTCATTAGcctataaaatatgtaaaaaagagAATCCTAAGTTTTCACAACAGACAGATTCATACAATTTACCTACATGGAGAAGAATTTCTCACCAAGAACTTGTACTAGCAACAGAAAGATTCAGTTTAAACAACTTACTTGGTGAAGGGAGTCTTGGATCAGTATACAAGGGAACACTTACAGATGGGATGAATATTGCTGTAAAAGTTATAAACTTGCGAGTAGAAGGGGCACTTAAGTGTTTTGATGTAGAGTGCGAGGTATTACGGAATGCTAGTCATCGCAATTTGGTCAAAATCATTAGCGTTTGTAGCAACATGGACTTCAAGGCCCTTGTATTGGAATACATGCCAAATGAGAACTTAGAGAAGTGGTTATACTCTCATGATCGTTGTTTGAATTTCTTACAAAGGTTGAAGATAATGATTGATGTCGCATCAGCATTGGAATACCTTCATTATGGTTACTCAGCAGTTATTGTTCATTCTGATTTGAAGCCAAGCAATGTCTTATTAGACGTGGATATGGTTGCACATGTTGCTGATTTTGGCATCGCCAAACTCTTAGGTGATGAGGATTCTATGATGCAGACCATGACTCTTGCTACTTTCGGGTATATGGCACCaggtgatttttttaatttaccaCTAAAACTCTCTTATTCATTATCTTACTTGTACACAATTAAGTCTGATCATATGATAGACCATTCATCTACACAATTTATCaattttgctttgattttttttttcactactatCAAGTATTGAAGTAAGTTCTAACAATAAGTTGTAATAATGTTATGCACAGAGTATGGATTAGGAGGAGTTTACAATCATACCATttctataaaaatgaaaaagttttataaaactaccaaccatttcatatataattgtaaaatagttgtaagatCGAAGAGAAGGTTACAACCACATAATGATATCTCTATAACTCttctacaactattttacaaataACTAAGTATTGttttaaaatagttgtaaaagagtctgctaattatcatttttccattATAAGATCAATTCTCTCACTTGCAGTATTTCGATTTTTAGGTCAGTTCAATCTTGGCTACATTAATTCTCAAGAAATctttagattatttataatatagaTTCTAGCTAGTCTTCAAATTGTTATCAAACAACACCTTTCATGGCTAGATGAACTTCTTTGGATGAACTTCTTTGGTATTGCATTGAGAAGGGCTAGACTAAATCCTAGGACCTTGCTATTGCAATTGGAATAGTAGGATTAAATGCCATTTTCATAGTTGTCTCACCTGAGGAATTAAAACGAATGTCAAGGTGAGAGATTGTTAAGGAGGCTTCAGACGTACTAAAAGCTACAAACAAAGGAACGAAAGTGGTAAAAAGTTCTAAACTCCAACTGTTAACTTCTAGGTTTGAGGAAATAAGGATAAAAGGTGATGTGTCTAAATCTAATGACTCAGATTATTCTTCTAACGAGGACGGTAATTACATTGCTTTTCATACATCTGTTGTAATTAGTACCTCTACAAAATGTGACTATGAACCATCCATGTCAAGAAAAGagcttttcctttatttttaattgaactaTGAAGAACGGTCGTGAATAGTGAGGCTAAGAATGATTATTAATGGACGTTTCTCCCAAAAAACACTTGGCTTCAAATTTAGTAAGGTGAAAAACAAGCGAGTTCCTTTTCTTGAGGCTTGGGCTACAGCTTTATGATATGGTTGGGGCAAGTTTTAGCCAGCCACCTAGGCCTTGTCAAAATCTAAGCACTCCTGACCAATTCCTAATAATTGTTGGCCTGAAGTAGATAATGACAGATATTACCTAATGAGAAGCGATAGAGCATAAAGGGATCttacataaataaattcatcaaattgaCATAACTTTTGTAAAGCCCTTTCAAGAAGAGACTTCCCATGTTGAAGTGATTCCTTCTGCACATTGAAACAAaagtcaaaattattattagaactATGGTGGTAGggatttgagttttgtttgGAATGTAGGAGTGGGTTTGGGCTAGGGGAAAGATCTGTTTGGAGACGGAGGTTGGGGAGGATTTTGACGAGGCATGTTGTTCCTTTGCTATAGAGAATGCAAAGCACGACTGTCGGAGGGGTTTCTATTGTGCCGAGTAGTTGGGAGAGGTGGCTTAGCTAGGGAGGGTCGGCAGCTAGAGAGTGGTGTGCTTCATTACGATATATAGTGATGGGTGGAAAAGGGGAACAATGGATAGTGGAGGTGTTTCAGAGGTAAGGTGGCATGTATTGGGTGGATTTCAAGAAAGGTGGTCGATTCAAGTGGTATTGGTTTTTGGTTAAGAGGCATAGAGATGACCATGACTTCAGGGCCAAGTGGTGGACTGCAGCGAATTGCATATAGGGCTTGGATTAGTGGTGGGTTGGACAGGTCGAGTGGGTTGATTGGGAAATGGCTTTTACGGGCTTGTCTAAGTAGGTTAGTGTGTTAAAATGATTAATTGTGTTGATTGGGAGAGAAGTGTGGGTTGTTCGTCTGTTTGGAGAAAGGTGTGGGATGTTTATTTGTGTTGGAATGCGCATCAGAGCATTACAAGAGTAGAGCAAGAACTCTCTTGGAGAGTGTTGCAATGTGTATCAATGAAAGAATGTTATTGGGGAAAAAAAAGCACCAAAGATTTTTGCGAACAATATTACTCGCCTCTTCAGAACAGGTATGATTTATATGGGAAAGAATTCAAGTATTAGGGTTGTTTAAGTACACTAAGAAAATATAACGCTCACAGTCACAGATCTTTCACTACAACTAATAACACCTCCATGGCCCACATAACAAAACAGTAAGCGGTAACTCAATCAGTAAATATGCCACCTACATGGTATTTGAGGTCTTGGTTTTCGTACTACTAACTTATGTATGCTAAATTATTAAAACCACtacttttctttccttctttttgttcTAATAGAAGTagtacatataaattcatattttgagaGGTTCAATACCAAGTGAAATTGGTAACCTCCAGAATCTAGAGATTATTAGCATTGGAATCAATGGTTTTGTTGTCCCAATTCCATTTGAGATGTTCAATATCTCAACTATACAAGCTATTTTTATGCCGTATAACAAATTTTCAAGCCATCTTCCATCAGCTATGGGCCTCTTCCTTCCAAAGCTCAAACAACTAtgtctttcaaaaaataaattgagcGGAAGAATTCTAAATTCCATCTGCAATGCTTCACAGCTCACTCACCTAGACTTGAGTCAAAACTCATTGTTGGGCATACTTCCAGAAGCACTTGGTAATTTAAGGCTCCTCGAGTGGATCAACCtggaaattaataatttgaccATGGGAAGTCAAgaattgagtcttttattttacttatcgaATTGcaaaaatcatagaaaaatatatttttcattcaatcCCCTTCATAGCTTCCTTCCCAATTCCGTTGGTAAcctttccttctctcttcaAGGACTTTACCTATCTTCTTGCCATATTAAGGGAAGCATTCCGGCAGAGCTTGGGAATCTAAGTAGTTTGATTATTTTGCACCTATCCAACAACGAATTGGAAGGACCTATTCCATCTACATTAGGAAGATTGCACATGCTACAAAGTTTGTACCTTGGAGCTAATAAACTAGAGGGTCGTATCCTATCTGATCTTTTTCATCTAATGAGTTTGTATGCCTTGTCTCTTGATAACAATAAGCTTTTTGGACATATTCCAACATGCGTAAGCAATCTAACTTCCCTAAGCTATCTCTACTTAGGTTTCAACCAATTAACTTCCACGATTCCTTTGAGCTTTTGGAGCCTTACAAATCTCTTGGAGGTTGACCTGTCATCCAATTTGTTAACTGGCATTCGTTTATTAGAGATTGGAGATATGAATGTCCTGAGGATATTGAATCTACCAAGAAATCAACTATCTGGGAATATCCCAATAACAATTGGTGACCTCATAGATCTAACTAATCTCTCTTTAGCAATCAATCAACTAGAAGGTTCAATTCCAGAGTCTTTTGGTCTGCTTTGTTTTTCTCAAATGATGCGCTTTGTGGTGCTCCTAGATTACAAGTTCCTCCATGCGAAGAAGGCTCTCCTCATAGAAGAAAGGCCATAGAATCGCATCTACTGAAGTATCTATTACTGCCAATTGGGTTAGCGATGCTTGTAGTGATTTCTTCATTAGcctttaaaatatgtaaaaaagagAATCCTGAATTTTCACAATAGGCAGACTTGTACAATTTACCTACATGGAGAAGAATTTCTCACCAAGAACTTGTACTAGCAAcaaaatgatttaatataaaaaacttacttGATGAAGGGAGTCTTGGATCAGTATACAAGGGAACACTTTTAGATGGGATGGATATTGCTGTAAAAGTTATAAAGTTGCTTGTAGAATGGGCACTTAACTGTTTTGATGCAGAGTGCGAGGTATTACGGAATGCTTGTCACCGCAATTTGGTTAATACTCTCATCATCGTTGTTTGAATTTCTTACAAAGGCTGAAGATAATGATTAATGTCGCATCAGCATTGGAATACCTTCATTATGGTTACTTAGCAGTTATTGTTCATTATGACTTCAAGCCAAGCAACGTTTTATTAGATGTGGATATGGTTGCACATGTTGTTAATTTTGGCATCGCCAAACTCTTAGGTGATGCGGATTCTACGATGCAGACCATGACTCTTGCTACTATGGGGTATATGGCACCaggtgatttttttaatttaccaCTAATActcttttattcattattttactCGTACACAATTAAGTCTTATCATATGATAGAACATTCATCTACACAATTTAACaattttgctttgatttttttttcactactatCAAATATTGAAGTAAGTTCTAACAATAAGTTGTAATGTTATGCATAGAGTGTGGACTAGGAGGAGTTGTTTCTACAAAAGGAGATGTGTATAGTTATGGCATTCTACTCATTGAgacttttacaagaaaaaaacctACAGATGACATGTTTGTACGAGAAATGAGCTTGAAGCATTGGGTAAATGAAGCATTGCCTATTTCAACGATTGATATTGTTGATGCCAAgttgtttggaaacaaaagaTATTCTATTGCCTTGGAGGAGTGCATATCTTCAATTATGAGATTGGCTTTAGAGTGTTGTGCAGAGTTGCCTGAACAAAGAACTAACATGAAAATTGTTTTAGCCACATTAAAGAAGATCAGGACAAAGTCTTTAAGTGATGTCGAAGGACATTGACATGAGCCTTGTGTTTGTTTAAATGTTTTCATTATATGTCTTTCCTAATAATAAAACGGTATTGAGATTGTATAGAAGAGACAACTTGTACGTTTCTGGTTATGGTATATAATTATTATCTGGTCATTGAGAGTTAATGGAATGCTTCATGAGTATATTGAAGACCCGTTTGgattgtgagatgagatgagttaaaatgactgtagatgaaagttaaaagttgaataaatattattttttaataatattattattttgagatttgaacaagttgaattgtttatgatattttgtatgtacatttgaaaaagttgtaatgatgagatgagatcatttgGGTCTAGTTAAGAATAACTGCTCTATTATTGGTTTCATGTATTTTGAATGTCTAAGACCGCTCGAATTATGTGACAGGCTTGTGGTCTGAAATGCGAGATTATATCAGGTTTTTGTGAACAATTCAAaacattgaattatttttatttcttttttttttttggttgagaaCTTGTATGTATGATACACTAATGAGTTTATCTTGGTTATACTAATTGCATTAAAACACCTAATGAAAGAGCATATAGATAAAACACTGGTGTGTCACTCTCTCTGTAGTTGGAATCGTAATGATTTCAGAACATGATGAGAATTTCCTAGAGCATCCTGGTTTCCAAGGTGTTTCTTGCAAATGTTTCTTTACACCTTGAATTACCTTCCTTAGAGATGCATCAATGAGCAaagtttcaaatatttataatttcaaattcatactgctttttatattatatatcctcATTTCGCCAATCTACTTGTATATAACATCCAATATTGGATGTTGGTTGTAAACTTATTAGCATGACCCCAACTCGGCACAATTTCTGGGGGTTAGTGAAGCGATATGGAGATCCAAAATTATTGGAGAAATAAGGTTGGTTACTCCCATAAATCTGCCTATATCAGTGGAGagactgtaacaccccgtattttagtgtatttttactgaaggattatttttatttgttcaaaaatttatcctcttattttaaaatggttggatttttaatgagtttatttctatgattttaatttggtgaaaattatttttatgtgctttcttaatatttatttattgttatgcatttaaattgcttttaatatttatttaattactgtgggatttaattatttcaatttgactttaccattacgtttaaattattttatttaacttatggttttaaaatcgtttccgttggatcatttttattacccaagttatgaggattggacctcatttattttccctctatttttttctttcctctccttttcttttctccttcttttattttccttatttctccttcggttTCCTTCCCGCGCGCGAGGCCCgtcccccctccctctctcttccgtccgttccttcttcaccacccagtgccgccgtgcgtcggcggtggtcgacaccgcccagcccgttagcttccccagccgccggcaaccttaccccaccaacctcacctccattcgtgccgccgttagccaccacgagcccattgaagccgcaGCACTCTTTCcgccactgcgccgccgtcgcaccaccattggccaccatcttctcaccacatcatcctcgacctcttggcaacccattggactcaaccccagctccgatctgccaccggtgaagctccaccatctacattttcgatttgggtattttggtcttctaccgcccattgcgccgccacccacgaccaaccttcactaccactagcttcaccgacctccttaggccctaccctatcatttttgggtcttcgtttgtccccgtttgaaagtgggtatttgtgacccacggccacagtgtattttgcactgttacgttgctcagacgtcatttcttgcagcttcgtgatccattggaaattgctatatagcgctgtaagtatttcttcaaagaattcatgtgaatttaatgtatttttgcactaacacatttcactgtatttgaactgttgattggtttttccggactgagtccgaggagtacaggggtcggatggattggtgattggagttgtttggttggatttgattggattggtaattgttggtttggatattttgttggttcatgtaca
Encoded proteins:
- the LOC121267108 gene encoding probable LRR receptor-like serine/threonine-protein kinase At3g47570, producing the protein MIQTISMGFNKFSGHLPSDMGLFLPKLKILYLPETKLSGRIPNSISNASQLTRLDLSRNSLSGIIPETIGNLRFLELLNLEFNNLTMGSQELSLLIFYLANCKNLRQISFSSNPLHNFLPNSVGNLSLSLQGLYLSYCHIKGSIPAELGNLSSLITLELSNNELKGPIPTTLGRLRMLQALSLGDNKLEGHIPSDLSHLKSLYVLSLDSNKLYGHIPTCISNLTSLRSLYLGFNQLTSTIPLNFWSLTNLLEVDLSSNLLTGILSLEIGDMKVLRKLNLSRNQLSGNIPITIGGLIDLTSLSLAVNQLEGSIPESFGALLSLEILDISCNNLSGRIPKSFEALLYLKYLNVSFNNLRGKIPTGGPFVHFWSALFISNDALCGAPRLQVPPCNEGSPRRKKAIVSNLLKYLLPTIGLVMLIVVSSLAYKICKKENPKFSQQTDSYNLPTWRRISHQELVLATERFSLNNLLGEGSLGSVYKGTLTDGMNIAVKVINLRVEGALKCFDVECEVLRNASHRNLVKIISVCSNMDFKALVLEYMPNENLEKWLYSHDRCLNFLQRLKIMIDVASALEYLHYGYSAVIVHSDLKPSNVLLDVDMVAHVADFGIAKLLGDEDSMMQTMTLATFGYMAPEYGLGGVYNHTISIKMKKFEEIRIKGDVSKSNDSDYSSNEDGSLGSVYKGTLLDGMDIAVKVIKLLVEWALNCFDAECEIMINVASALEYLHYGYLAVIVHYDFKPSNVLLDVDMVAHVVNFGIAKLLGDADSTMQTMTLATMGYMAPECGLGGVVSTKGDVYSYGILLIETFTRKKPTDDMFVREMSLKHWVNEALPISTIDIVDAKLFGNKRYSIALEECISSIMRLALECCAELPEQRTNMKIVLATLKKIRTKSLSDVEGH